The Trinickia acidisoli genome includes a window with the following:
- a CDS encoding histone deacetylase family protein yields the protein MATAFYSHPDCLLHEMGPGHPECPERLVAIEDQLIASRIAELIERESGPLAEIADLARVHTRAHIDFVERSAPHEGRAWIDPDTAMNPYTWRAALRAAGAAVAATDAVIDARYDNAFCSVRPPGHHAEPARAMGFCFFNNVAIAARHALDVRGLARVAIVDFDVHHGNGTEAAFAGDERVLMCSFFQHPFYPFSGADNQASNMVNLPMPARTPGASVREAVDLVWLPRLEAFKPEMIFVSAGFDAHREDDLGNMGLVESDYTWITDQIRRVAERHARGRIVSCLEGGYNLSALGRSVVAHVRALAGL from the coding sequence ATGGCGACCGCTTTCTACTCACATCCCGATTGCCTGCTGCACGAGATGGGGCCGGGGCATCCGGAATGCCCGGAGCGTCTCGTCGCGATCGAGGACCAATTGATCGCGAGCCGAATCGCCGAGTTGATCGAGCGCGAGAGCGGACCGCTTGCCGAGATCGCCGATCTCGCACGCGTGCATACGCGCGCCCATATCGATTTCGTCGAACGCAGCGCGCCGCACGAAGGCCGCGCGTGGATCGATCCCGACACGGCCATGAATCCGTACACGTGGCGAGCGGCGTTGCGTGCGGCCGGCGCTGCCGTGGCCGCGACCGACGCGGTCATCGACGCGCGCTACGACAACGCGTTCTGCAGCGTGCGCCCGCCCGGCCATCATGCGGAGCCCGCGCGCGCGATGGGCTTTTGCTTCTTCAACAACGTGGCGATCGCCGCGCGCCATGCGCTCGACGTGCGCGGTCTCGCGCGCGTCGCCATCGTCGATTTCGACGTGCACCACGGCAACGGGACCGAGGCGGCGTTCGCCGGCGATGAGCGGGTGCTGATGTGCAGCTTCTTTCAGCATCCGTTCTATCCGTTCAGCGGCGCGGACAACCAGGCGTCCAACATGGTCAACTTGCCGATGCCGGCTCGAACGCCGGGCGCGTCGGTGCGCGAGGCGGTCGATCTCGTGTGGCTGCCGCGGCTCGAGGCATTCAAGCCCGAGATGATTTTCGTGTCGGCCGGGTTCGATGCGCATCGCGAAGACGATCTCGGCAACATGGGGCTCGTCGAAAGCGACTACACCTGGATCACGGATCAAATCCGCCGCGTGGCCGAGCGCCACGCGCGCGGGCGGATCGTTAGCTGCCTCGAAGGCGGCTATAACTTGTCGGCGCTCGGACGCAGCGTCGTCGCGCACGTGCGCGCGCTGGCCGGACTTTGA
- the mltB gene encoding lytic murein transglycosylase B codes for MTGQPASSAANRRRLAVLVALTLGAAVSWQGAYAQSTAPTASSVAAPAKRTARLAQGQPPESAQSGSTFEEEIIPQRYADNADVNAFIDDMVARYDFDPTALHTLFAGVSYSATAVKLVTPAPKPFAKNWRIYQARFLDPVRINAGAKFWRENRATLQRAYEQYGVPPEVVVGIIGVETMYGHYMGNFRVLDALTTLAFDYPNTPNRAEREMTFRKNLEDYLVWTRDAQLDPTTVLGSYTGAIGIPQFLPSSIVKYAVNYDGNSHIDLRTSPADAIGSVANYLAQNGWENGRPVIWHIAPDAGSLGIAQAAADGQPEPHWPLAQLLRAGMLLDEPGLDMASEDSTPVTVIDLPTPGQPTAYMLGLQNFYVLTRYNRSFFYALAVYELGLRVKARVEEEAPGMTASAPGISAPAPTASPSPAALLGQPAQPPAPTARQQPQMPQ; via the coding sequence ATGACCGGTCAACCCGCATCATCCGCAGCAAACCGGCGACGCCTCGCCGTGCTCGTCGCCCTCACGCTCGGCGCCGCCGTTTCCTGGCAAGGCGCTTACGCCCAAAGCACCGCCCCGACCGCCTCGTCAGTCGCTGCGCCAGCCAAGCGCACCGCCCGCCTCGCGCAAGGTCAGCCGCCGGAGTCAGCCCAATCCGGATCCACGTTCGAAGAAGAGATCATTCCGCAGCGCTACGCCGACAACGCGGACGTCAACGCATTCATCGACGACATGGTCGCCCGCTACGACTTCGATCCGACGGCGCTGCACACGTTGTTCGCCGGCGTCAGCTACTCGGCCACGGCGGTCAAGCTCGTCACGCCGGCGCCCAAGCCGTTCGCCAAGAACTGGCGCATCTATCAGGCGCGCTTCCTCGATCCCGTACGCATCAACGCAGGCGCGAAGTTCTGGCGCGAAAACCGCGCGACGCTGCAACGCGCCTACGAGCAGTACGGCGTGCCGCCCGAAGTCGTCGTCGGCATCATCGGCGTCGAGACGATGTACGGACACTACATGGGCAACTTCCGCGTGCTCGACGCGCTGACGACGCTCGCGTTCGACTACCCGAACACGCCGAACCGGGCCGAACGCGAGATGACGTTTCGCAAGAACCTCGAGGATTACCTCGTCTGGACACGCGACGCCCAGCTCGACCCGACGACCGTGCTCGGTTCGTACACGGGCGCCATCGGCATTCCGCAGTTCCTGCCGAGCAGCATCGTGAAGTACGCCGTCAACTACGACGGCAATAGCCACATCGACCTGCGCACGAGCCCGGCGGACGCGATCGGCAGCGTGGCGAACTATCTCGCGCAGAACGGCTGGGAAAACGGGCGCCCCGTGATCTGGCACATCGCACCGGACGCGGGCAGTCTCGGCATCGCGCAGGCGGCGGCGGACGGGCAACCCGAGCCGCACTGGCCGCTCGCGCAACTGCTGCGCGCGGGGATGCTGCTCGACGAGCCGGGGCTCGACATGGCATCCGAAGACAGCACGCCCGTCACCGTCATCGACTTGCCTACGCCGGGGCAGCCGACCGCGTACATGCTCGGCCTGCAGAACTTCTACGTGTTGACGCGTTACAACCGCAGCTTCTTCTACGCGCTGGCGGTCTACGAACTCGGCCTGCGGGTCAAGGCGCGCGTCGAAGAGGAAGCGCCGGGCATGACGGCATCGGCGCCAGGCATTTCGGCGCCCGCGCCGACAGCCTCGCCTTCGCCGGCGGCGTTGCTTGGGCAGCCTGCACAGCCCCCAGCACCGACGGCCCGCCAGCAGCCGCAAATGCCGCAGTAG
- the cysM gene encoding cysteine synthase CysM, whose amino-acid sequence MPYKTIEDTIGNTPLVQLVRLTDDDIRSRNNVVLAKLEGNNPAGSVKDRPALSMIKKAEARGRIKPGDTLIEATSGNTGIALAMAAAVRGYKMVLLLPEDLSVERRQSMAAYGAEIVLTPVKGGMEYARDLAEQMQRDGRGVILDQFANPDNPVAHYEATGPEIWRDTEGRVTHFVSSMGTTGTIMGVSRYLKEQNPAIEIVGAQPEEGSRIPGIRKWPEAYLPKIFDRARVDRTENVSQAAAEATARRLAAVEGIFCGISSGGACEVALRLARQVENATIVFIVCDRGDRYLSTGVFPA is encoded by the coding sequence ATGCCCTACAAGACCATCGAAGACACGATCGGCAATACGCCGCTCGTCCAGCTCGTCCGCTTGACCGACGACGACATTCGCAGCCGAAACAACGTTGTCCTAGCGAAGCTGGAAGGCAACAACCCCGCGGGCTCGGTGAAGGACCGGCCGGCCCTGTCGATGATCAAGAAAGCGGAGGCGCGTGGTCGCATCAAGCCCGGCGACACGCTGATCGAGGCCACGAGCGGCAATACCGGCATCGCGCTCGCGATGGCCGCTGCGGTTCGCGGCTACAAGATGGTGCTGCTCCTACCCGAGGATTTGTCGGTCGAGCGGCGCCAAAGCATGGCCGCGTACGGTGCGGAAATCGTGCTGACCCCGGTAAAGGGCGGCATGGAATACGCACGCGACCTGGCCGAGCAGATGCAGCGCGACGGGCGCGGCGTCATCCTCGATCAATTCGCCAACCCCGACAATCCGGTCGCGCATTACGAAGCGACGGGCCCTGAAATCTGGCGCGACACGGAAGGTCGCGTCACGCATTTCGTTTCGTCGATGGGGACGACCGGCACGATCATGGGTGTCTCTCGTTACCTGAAGGAGCAGAACCCGGCGATCGAGATCGTCGGTGCGCAGCCCGAAGAGGGCTCGCGTATCCCGGGCATCCGCAAATGGCCCGAGGCCTATCTGCCGAAAATTTTCGATCGCGCGCGCGTCGATCGCACCGAAAACGTCTCGCAGGCTGCGGCCGAGGCAACGGCGCGTCGCTTGGCGGCGGTCGAAGGGATTTTTTGCGGTATCTCGTCGGGCGGTGCCTGCGAGGTGGCATTGCGCCTCGCACGGCAAGTCGAGAATGCGACGATTGTTTTCATCGTGTGCGATCGTGGCGATCGCTATTTGTCGACGGGTGTGTTCCCGGCTTGA
- a CDS encoding ComEA family DNA-binding protein, producing MFKRFVLLAAVLIAAFPAFFAHAVDVNTADEAALRGIKGIGPAKAKAIVDERAAGGLFKDADDLGQRVKGLGGQAIERLEAEGLTVGAVRHTVPSRPSTVVVGPKPLAPIEPFPGMSARSS from the coding sequence ATGTTCAAGCGCTTCGTCTTGCTAGCGGCGGTGCTTATCGCCGCGTTTCCCGCTTTCTTCGCTCATGCCGTCGACGTCAACACTGCCGACGAGGCAGCGCTGCGCGGCATCAAAGGCATCGGTCCCGCGAAGGCCAAGGCGATCGTCGACGAACGTGCCGCGGGCGGCCTTTTCAAAGATGCCGACGATCTCGGGCAACGGGTCAAGGGTTTGGGTGGGCAGGCCATCGAACGTTTGGAGGCCGAAGGACTCACGGTGGGCGCCGTTCGACATACGGTGCCGTCGCGGCCGAGTACGGTCGTCGTAGGGCCGAAGCCGCTCGCACCCATCGAACCTTTCCCCGGTATGTCGGCGCGCTCGTCGTAG
- the rfaD gene encoding ADP-glyceromanno-heptose 6-epimerase: MTLIVTGAAGFIGANLVKALNARGETRIIAVDNLTRADKFKNLVDCEIDDYLDKTEFVERFARGDFGKVRAVFHEGACSDTMETDGRYMMENNFRYSRAVLDACLAQGAQCLYASSAAIYGGSTRFVEEREVEAPLNVYGYSKFLFDQIVRRVMPSAKSQIVGFRYFNVYGPREAHKGRMASVAFHNFNQFRAEGKVKLFGEYNGYAAGEQTRDFVSVEDVAKVNLFFFDHPEKSGIFNLGTGRAQPFNDIATSVVNTLRALENQPALSLAEMVQRGLIEYIPFPDALRGKYQCFTQADPARLRAAGYDAPFLTVQEGVDRYVRWLSGQL; the protein is encoded by the coding sequence ATGACTCTCATCGTCACCGGAGCCGCGGGCTTCATCGGCGCCAACCTCGTCAAGGCGCTCAACGCGCGCGGCGAGACGCGCATCATTGCCGTCGACAACCTTACGCGCGCCGACAAGTTCAAGAACCTCGTCGATTGCGAGATCGACGACTACCTGGATAAAACGGAATTCGTCGAACGTTTCGCGCGCGGCGATTTCGGCAAGGTGCGAGCCGTATTCCACGAGGGCGCCTGCTCGGACACGATGGAAACCGACGGCCGCTACATGATGGAGAACAATTTCCGCTACAGCCGCGCCGTGCTCGACGCGTGCCTCGCGCAAGGCGCTCAGTGCCTCTACGCTTCGTCGGCCGCGATCTACGGCGGCTCGACCCGCTTCGTGGAGGAGCGCGAAGTCGAGGCGCCGCTGAACGTCTACGGCTACTCGAAGTTCCTGTTCGACCAAATCGTTCGCCGCGTCATGCCGAGCGCGAAAAGCCAGATCGTGGGCTTTCGCTATTTCAACGTCTACGGGCCACGCGAAGCGCACAAAGGCCGCATGGCGTCGGTTGCGTTCCACAACTTCAATCAATTCCGCGCCGAGGGCAAGGTCAAGCTGTTCGGCGAGTACAACGGCTATGCGGCCGGCGAGCAGACGCGCGACTTTGTGTCGGTCGAAGACGTCGCGAAAGTGAACTTGTTCTTCTTCGATCACCCGGAAAAATCGGGCATCTTCAACCTAGGAACGGGGCGCGCGCAACCGTTCAACGATATCGCCACGTCCGTGGTCAACACGCTGCGCGCCCTCGAGAATCAGCCGGCCCTCTCGCTGGCGGAGATGGTCCAGCGCGGGCTCATCGAGTACATACCGTTCCCGGATGCGCTGCGCGGCAAGTATCAGTGCTTCACGCAGGCCGATCCCGCGCGCTTGCGCGCGGCCGGCTACGATGCGCCGTTTCTGACCGTGCAGGAAGGCGTCGATCGATACGTGCGTTGGCTATCCGGCCAACTGTGA
- the rfaE1 gene encoding D-glycero-beta-D-manno-heptose-7-phosphate kinase, whose translation MRAPEVSQAPAPQTGSSVKSAAGVPATTCSAEVPAVPRERLGNARVLIVGDVMLDRYWFGDVNRISPEAPVPVVHVQRQEDRLGGAANVARNAAALGAEAGLLCVVGGDEPGERIVELLKDSGVAPHLERDPDLSTTIKLRVLSRQQQLLRVDFENTPAHEALLAGLARFDALLASHDVILMSDYAKGGLTHVTQMIAKARAAGKNVLVDPKGDDWERYRGATLITPNRAELREVVGQWKSEEDLRARVAALRASLEIESLLLTRSEEGMTLFAADGSVLTAPAVAREVYDVSGAGDTVIATLAVMLAAKVPLVDAVALANRAAGIVVGKLGTATVDYDELFPQDAR comes from the coding sequence ATGCGCGCACCTGAAGTCTCGCAAGCGCCGGCGCCGCAAACGGGCAGCAGCGTGAAGAGCGCGGCGGGCGTACCCGCTACAACGTGTTCGGCCGAAGTGCCGGCCGTGCCGCGCGAGCGCCTCGGCAACGCGCGGGTGTTGATCGTCGGCGACGTCATGCTCGATCGCTACTGGTTTGGCGACGTCAATCGTATTTCGCCCGAAGCGCCCGTACCGGTCGTGCACGTGCAACGGCAGGAAGACCGCCTCGGCGGTGCCGCGAACGTCGCGCGCAATGCGGCGGCGCTCGGTGCCGAGGCGGGGCTGCTCTGCGTCGTCGGCGGCGACGAGCCGGGCGAGCGCATCGTCGAGTTGCTCAAAGACAGCGGCGTGGCACCGCATTTGGAGCGCGATCCCGACCTGTCGACGACGATCAAGCTGCGCGTGCTCTCGCGCCAGCAGCAATTGCTGCGTGTCGATTTCGAGAACACGCCGGCCCATGAGGCGCTGCTCGCCGGCTTGGCGCGCTTCGACGCGCTGCTGGCCTCGCACGACGTCATCCTGATGTCGGACTACGCGAAGGGCGGCCTCACGCATGTCACGCAGATGATCGCGAAGGCCCGAGCCGCCGGTAAGAACGTATTGGTCGATCCGAAGGGCGACGACTGGGAGCGTTATCGCGGCGCTACGCTGATCACGCCGAACCGGGCGGAGTTGCGCGAGGTGGTGGGGCAGTGGAAGTCGGAGGAAGATTTGCGTGCGCGCGTCGCTGCGCTGCGTGCATCGCTCGAGATCGAATCGCTTTTGCTCACGCGCTCCGAGGAAGGCATGACGCTGTTTGCCGCAGACGGAAGCGTGCTCACGGCGCCTGCCGTTGCGCGGGAGGTGTATGACGTCTCCGGCGCCGGCGACACCGTGATCGCCACGTTGGCCGTCATGCTCGCCGCGAAGGTGCCGCTCGTGGACGCCGTTGCACTGGCCAACCGCGCGGCGGGGATCGTCGTCGGTAAGCTCGGTACGGCCACCGTCGACTACGACGAACTGTTTCCGCAGGATGCACGGTAA
- a CDS encoding UDP-glucose dehydrogenase family protein, with protein sequence MKITIIGTGYVGLVTGACLAEIGNDVFCLDVDPRKIDILNNGGVPIHEPGLQEIIARTRAHGRITFSTDVKASVEHGDVQFIAVGTPPDEDGSADLQYVLEAARNIGRYSNGFKVVVDKSTVPVGTAERVRAVMAAELEGRGLAGSAAHRFSIVSNPEFLKEGAAVDDFMRPDRIVIGIDDDEAGLIAREKMKRLYGPFNRNHERTLYMDVRSAEFTKYAANAMLATRISFMNEMSNLADRVGADIEQVRRGIGSDPRIGYHFLYAGVGYGGSCFPKDVQALVRTAGENGQRLRILEAVEDVNREQKEVLVDKIVERLGADLTGRTFAVWGLAFKPNTDDMREAPSRPLIAALLSRGARVRAYDPVALDEARRVFALDLADAPDALSRLTFGTAQDETVAGADALVIVTEWKEFKSPDFAHLKSVLKAPVIFDGRNLYEPLAMAELGIDYYAIGRPYVQLDTATHART encoded by the coding sequence ATGAAAATCACCATCATCGGCACGGGTTACGTCGGTCTCGTCACGGGTGCGTGCCTGGCCGAAATCGGCAACGACGTTTTCTGCCTCGACGTCGATCCGCGCAAGATCGATATCCTGAACAACGGCGGCGTACCGATTCACGAGCCCGGGTTGCAGGAGATCATCGCGCGCACGCGTGCTCACGGACGCATTACGTTTTCGACCGATGTGAAGGCCAGCGTCGAGCACGGCGACGTGCAATTCATCGCGGTGGGCACGCCGCCCGACGAGGACGGTTCGGCCGATTTGCAATACGTGCTCGAAGCGGCGCGCAACATCGGCCGCTACTCGAACGGCTTCAAGGTCGTCGTCGACAAATCGACGGTACCCGTCGGCACGGCTGAACGCGTGCGCGCCGTCATGGCTGCGGAGCTCGAAGGACGTGGGCTTGCCGGCAGCGCGGCGCATCGGTTCTCGATCGTCTCGAACCCCGAGTTCCTGAAGGAGGGGGCGGCGGTCGACGATTTCATGCGGCCCGACCGCATCGTGATCGGTATCGACGACGACGAGGCGGGGCTCATTGCACGCGAGAAGATGAAACGCCTGTATGGGCCATTCAATCGGAATCACGAACGCACGCTCTATATGGACGTGCGCTCGGCCGAGTTCACGAAATATGCGGCCAATGCGATGCTCGCCACACGCATTTCCTTCATGAACGAAATGTCGAATCTGGCCGATCGCGTCGGGGCCGATATCGAACAAGTGCGCCGAGGTATCGGCTCCGATCCGCGCATCGGCTATCACTTCCTGTACGCGGGCGTCGGGTACGGCGGCTCGTGTTTCCCGAAGGACGTGCAGGCGCTCGTGCGCACGGCCGGCGAGAACGGGCAGCGCCTGCGCATTCTCGAAGCCGTCGAAGACGTCAATCGAGAGCAAAAGGAAGTGCTCGTCGACAAGATCGTCGAGCGTCTCGGCGCAGATCTGACGGGGCGCACGTTTGCCGTCTGGGGGCTCGCGTTCAAGCCGAATACCGACGATATGCGCGAGGCCCCTAGCCGGCCCCTGATCGCGGCATTGCTTTCGCGCGGCGCGCGCGTACGGGCCTACGACCCCGTGGCGCTCGACGAGGCGCGTCGCGTCTTCGCGCTCGATCTGGCCGACGCGCCGGACGCGCTCTCGCGGCTGACGTTCGGCACGGCGCAAGACGAGACGGTCGCGGGCGCCGATGCGCTCGTGATCGTCACCGAATGGAAGGAATTCAAGAGCCCCGATTTCGCGCACTTGAAGTCGGTGCTGAAGGCGCCCGTGATTTTCGACGGGCGCAATCTCTACGAACCGCTGGCGATGGCCGAACTCGGCATTGACTACTACGCGATCGGGCGTCCCTATGTCCAACTCGATACCGCAACCCATGCGCGCACCTGA
- the lapB gene encoding lipopolysaccharide assembly protein LapB, whose amino-acid sequence MDLDFWWLLVIPVAFALGWMASRYDLKTLLSESANLPRSYFRGLNFLLNEQPDQAIDAFIEVVKLDPETIELHFALGNLFRRRGETDRAIRIHQNLLSRADLPVNERDHALFELGQDFLKAGLLDRAEEALGRLDAGEYARDAQRALLTIYEIEKEWAKAIDAARRLETMGADPLAKEIAQFYCELAQEALQRKDVVDADAQLERALKANSGNVRATILAGDVAAARGDQATAIEAWRRVESQNPSYLPLVADKLMKAYAALSRPQEGAALLTGYVERYGSSDLLDVAYPHVAQLCGADAAHALARAQMRAAPNLSGMTRLLDAQIESAEEPRRGELDLMRTLIKQRTKNLPRYTCQNCGFRARLFYWQCPGCSGWETYAPRRIEPIAAAQA is encoded by the coding sequence ATGGATCTCGATTTTTGGTGGCTGCTCGTCATTCCCGTCGCGTTCGCGCTCGGATGGATGGCATCGCGCTACGACTTGAAGACGCTGCTGTCCGAAAGCGCCAATTTGCCGCGGTCGTACTTTCGCGGCTTGAACTTCCTGCTCAACGAACAGCCCGACCAGGCGATCGACGCGTTCATCGAGGTCGTCAAGCTCGACCCTGAGACGATCGAATTGCACTTCGCGCTCGGCAATCTGTTCCGCCGGCGCGGGGAAACCGATCGGGCGATCCGCATCCATCAAAACCTGCTGAGCCGCGCCGATCTGCCGGTGAACGAACGCGATCATGCGCTGTTCGAACTCGGCCAGGACTTTCTCAAAGCGGGGCTGCTCGATCGTGCCGAGGAGGCGTTGGGTCGGCTCGATGCCGGCGAGTACGCCCGCGACGCACAGCGTGCGCTGCTGACGATCTACGAGATCGAAAAGGAATGGGCCAAGGCAATCGACGCAGCGCGACGGCTCGAGACGATGGGTGCCGATCCGCTGGCCAAGGAGATCGCGCAGTTTTACTGTGAGCTCGCGCAAGAGGCGTTGCAGCGCAAGGACGTCGTTGACGCCGACGCGCAACTCGAGCGCGCGCTGAAGGCCAATTCCGGCAACGTGCGCGCGACGATTCTGGCGGGCGACGTGGCAGCGGCGCGTGGCGATCAAGCCACGGCGATCGAGGCGTGGCGGCGCGTCGAGTCGCAGAATCCGTCTTACCTGCCGCTCGTCGCCGACAAGTTGATGAAGGCGTACGCTGCACTGTCGCGCCCACAGGAAGGCGCCGCGCTACTCACGGGCTATGTCGAGCGATATGGTTCGAGCGATTTGCTCGACGTCGCCTATCCGCATGTCGCGCAATTATGCGGGGCGGACGCGGCGCATGCGTTGGCCCGCGCCCAAATGCGAGCGGCGCCGAACCTCTCCGGCATGACGCGCCTGCTCGACGCGCAGATCGAGTCGGCCGAAGAGCCGCGCCGCGGCGAGTTGGATCTGATGCGCACGCTGATTAAGCAGCGCACCAAAAATTTGCCACGTTACACGTGCCAAAATTGCGGTTTCCGGGCGCGCTTGTTCTATTGGCAGTGTCCGGGCTGCAGCGGCTGGGAAACGTATGCGCCGCGCCGTATCGAGCCGATCGCGGCGGCGCAGGCCTGA
- a CDS encoding lipopolysaccharide assembly protein LapA domain-containing protein encodes MKFIVWLIRVLVFVVLLVLALANTQSATVKFAGYEWQAPLILIGLAFFAVGLLAGLVSAFPAVVRLKLENARLRRDLRAAREDTPPVAVEPPMPPVI; translated from the coding sequence ATGAAATTTATCGTCTGGTTGATCCGTGTGCTCGTGTTCGTGGTGCTGCTCGTTCTCGCGCTGGCCAATACGCAGAGTGCGACGGTGAAGTTCGCCGGTTATGAATGGCAAGCACCGCTGATCCTGATCGGGCTGGCGTTTTTCGCGGTGGGTCTGCTCGCGGGGCTCGTTTCCGCGTTCCCGGCTGTCGTGCGCCTCAAGCTCGAGAACGCTCGCTTGAGGCGCGATCTGCGCGCCGCGCGCGAGGACACGCCGCCGGTCGCGGTCGAGCCGCCGATGCCGCCTGTCATTTGA
- a CDS encoding integration host factor subunit beta, which yields MTKSELVAQLATRFSQLVLKDADFAVKTMLDAMSEALAKGHRIEIRGFGSFGLNRRPSRVGRNPKSGEKVHVPEKHVPHFKPGKELRERVDGRAGEPLELSQADDDL from the coding sequence ATGACCAAATCGGAATTGGTCGCCCAGTTGGCAACGCGATTTTCGCAACTTGTTCTCAAGGATGCGGATTTCGCGGTCAAGACGATGCTCGATGCGATGTCCGAGGCGTTGGCCAAAGGGCATCGCATTGAAATTCGCGGCTTCGGCAGCTTCGGTCTGAACCGTCGCCCGTCTCGTGTCGGGCGCAATCCGAAATCGGGTGAGAAGGTGCACGTGCCCGAAAAGCACGTGCCGCACTTCAAGCCCGGTAAGGAACTGCGCGAACGGGTGGATGGCCGGGCCGGCGAGCCGCTCGAGCTCAGCCAGGCGGACGACGATCTGTGA
- the rpsA gene encoding 30S ribosomal protein S1, whose protein sequence is MSDLQTSNPNTESFAALFEESLTKQDMRAGEVISAEVVRVDHNFVVVNAGLKSEAYIPLEEFLNDAGEVEVQAGDFVSVAIDALENGYGDTILSRDKAKRLASWLSLEKALDNNELVTGTITGKVKGGMTVMVNGIRAFLPGSLVDTRPVKDTTPYEGKTLEFRVIKLDRKRNNVVLSRRAVIEATQGEERAKLLETLKEGAIVNGVVKNITDYGAFVDLGGIDGLLHITDIAWRRVRHPSEVLSVGQEVTAKILKFDQEKNRVSLGIKQLGDDPWEGISRRYPSGTRLFGKVTNITDYGAFVEVESGIEGLVHVSEMDWTNKNVAPSKVVQLGDEVEVMVLEIDEDRRRISLGMKQCKPNPWDDFSRNFKKGDKISGAIKSITDFGVFIGLPGGIDGLVHLSDLSWSETGEEAVRKYKKGDEVEAVVLGIDVEKERISLGIKQLEGDPFSNFVAMNDKGSIVDGIVKSVDAKGAVIALTADVEGYLRASEIAQDRVEDARNVLKDGDKVNAMIINIDRKSRGINLSIKAKDSAEQQEAMRGLAADTSSAASGTTNLGALLKAKLDGQNQ, encoded by the coding sequence ATGTCCGACCTGCAAACCTCCAACCCGAACACCGAATCTTTCGCGGCCCTCTTCGAAGAGTCGCTCACCAAGCAAGATATGCGCGCCGGCGAAGTGATTTCCGCCGAAGTCGTGCGTGTCGACCACAACTTCGTGGTCGTCAATGCGGGTCTCAAGTCCGAAGCCTACATTCCGCTCGAAGAGTTCCTGAACGACGCGGGCGAGGTCGAAGTGCAGGCGGGCGACTTCGTTTCGGTCGCGATCGACGCGCTCGAAAACGGTTATGGCGACACGATCCTGTCGCGCGACAAGGCCAAGCGTCTCGCTTCGTGGCTGTCGCTGGAAAAAGCGCTCGACAACAACGAACTCGTGACCGGCACGATCACGGGCAAGGTCAAGGGCGGCATGACCGTCATGGTCAACGGCATTCGCGCGTTCCTGCCGGGTTCGCTCGTCGACACGCGTCCCGTCAAGGACACGACGCCGTACGAAGGCAAGACGCTCGAATTCCGCGTCATCAAGCTCGATCGCAAGCGTAACAACGTCGTGCTGTCGCGCCGCGCCGTCATCGAGGCGACGCAAGGCGAAGAGCGCGCGAAGCTGCTCGAGACGCTCAAGGAAGGCGCGATCGTCAACGGCGTGGTCAAGAACATCACCGATTACGGCGCGTTCGTCGACCTCGGCGGCATCGACGGTCTGCTGCACATCACCGACATCGCGTGGCGTCGCGTGCGTCACCCGAGCGAAGTGCTGTCGGTCGGCCAAGAAGTCACGGCCAAGATCCTCAAGTTCGACCAAGAGAAGAACCGCGTCTCGCTCGGCATCAAGCAACTGGGCGACGATCCGTGGGAAGGCATCTCGCGCCGCTACCCGTCGGGCACGCGCCTGTTCGGCAAGGTTACGAACATCACCGACTACGGCGCGTTCGTCGAAGTCGAATCGGGCATCGAAGGTCTGGTGCACGTTTCGGAAATGGATTGGACGAACAAGAACGTCGCTCCGTCGAAGGTCGTTCAGCTCGGCGACGAAGTCGAAGTCATGGTGCTCGAGATCGACGAAGACCGTCGTCGTATCAGCCTCGGCATGAAGCAGTGCAAGCCGAACCCGTGGGATGACTTCAGCCGCAACTTCAAGAAGGGCGACAAGATCAGCGGCGCCATCAAGTCGATCACCGACTTCGGCGTGTTCATCGGTCTGCCCGGCGGCATCGACGGTCTCGTTCACCTGTCGGATCTGTCGTGGAGCGAAACCGGCGAAGAAGCCGTCCGCAAGTACAAGAAGGGCGACGAAGTGGAAGCGGTCGTGCTCGGCATCGACGTCGAGAAGGAACGCATTTCGCTCGGCATCAAGCAGCTCGAAGGCGATCCGTTCAGCAACTTCGTGGCGATGAACGACAAGGGTTCGATCGTCGACGGCATCGTGAAGTCGGTCGACGCCAAGGGCGCCGTCATTGCGCTCACGGCCGACGTCGAAGGCTACCTGCGTGCGTCGGAAATCGCGCAAGACCGTGTCGAAGACGCGCGCAACGTGCTGAAGGACGGCGACAAGGTCAACGCGATGATCATCAACATCGATCGCAAGTCGCGCGGCATCAACCTGTCGATCAAGGCCAAGGATTCGGCCGAGCAGCAAGAAGCGATGCGCGGCCTCGCGGCCGACACGAGCTCGGCGGCATCGGGCACGACGAATCTTGGCGCATTGCTCAAGGCCAAGCTCGACGGCCAGAATCAGTAA